In Pyricularia oryzae 70-15 chromosome 2, whole genome shotgun sequence, one genomic interval encodes:
- a CDS encoding ferrochelatase translates to MVAMRHPARQLCQTFSQTGSSRFAANGLRTLPSSALQTRAFATPVPPVTQDATGSKGPTAMVFLNMGGPSTTEEVHDFLLRLFSDADLIPFGPLQKYLAQWISKRRTPKIQGQYAAIGGGSPIRKWSEHQNAEMCKLLDKISPETAPHKPYVAFRYANPLTEEMYNRLLADGFGNGKGGRAVAFTQYPQYSCSTTGSSLNELWKWRQRLEGKSAEADGGSSAALSKVNDGTIQWSVIDRWPVHAGLVEAFAQNIEAKLAEYPEERRNKAVLMFSAHSLPMTVVNRGDPYPAEVAATVYGVMQRLGFSNPYRLCWQSQVGPQPWLGPQTSTSVEEYVSKGQKDIVLIPIAFTSDHIETLFELDQEVIGDSGHPDTVKRVESLNGSKVFIKALADIAKEHLHSGLACSTQMGLRCPGCKSERCLESKKFFASQQARFSSA, encoded by the exons ATTACCTTCGTCGGCTCTCCAGACCAGAGCATTTGCGACGCCAGTGCCGCCCGTCACCCAAGATGCCACAGGATCCAAGGGCCCAACGGCCATGGTCTTTTTGAACATGGGAGGCCCCTCTACCACTGAGGAGGTCCACGACTTCCTGCTCAGGCTCTTT TCCGACGCCGACCTGATCCCCTTCGGCCCGTTGCAAAAGTACCTGGCGCAATGGATCTCGAAGCGAAGAACTCCCAAGATCCAGGGCCAATACGCAGCCATTGGCGGTGGCTCGCCGATTCGCAAATGGTCCGAGCACCAGAACGCTGAGATGTGCAAGCTGCTCGACAAGATCTCGCCCGAGACGGCGCCGCATAAGCCCTACGTCGCCTTCCGCTACGCAAATCCGCTGACCGAGGAGATGTACAACCGCCTTTTGGCTGACGGCTTCGGCAACGGCAAGGGCGGTAGGGCGGTTGCGTTCACGCAGTACCCTCAGTACTCGTGTTCGACGACGGGGAGCAGCCTGAACGAGCTGTGGAAGTGGAGGCAAAGGCTTGAAGGCAAGTCGGCCGAGGCTGATGGTGGTTCATCCGCGGCGCTCTCAAAGGTGAACGATGGCACAATACAGTGGAGCGTCATTGACCGATGGCCCGTCCACGCGGGACTGGTGGAAGCTTTTGCCCAGAATATTGAGGCGAAGTTGGCTGAGTACCCAGAGGAAAGGAGAAACAAGGCTGTGTTGATGTTTTCGGCCCACAGTCTACCTATGACTGTGGTAAACAGAG GAGATCCCTACCCCGCCGAAGTTGCGGCCACCGTCTACGGTGTGATGCAGCGATTGGGATTCTCAAACCCCTACCGTCTTTGCTGGCAGTCGCAGGTTGGCCCCCAGCCATGGCTAGGACCTCAAACGTCAACTTCGGTCGAGGAATACGTTTCCAAGGGCCAGAAAGACATTGTTCTGATTCCGATCGCATTTACATCTGACCACATCGAGACGTTGTTTGAGCTCGACCAAGAAGTTATTGGTGACTCCGGACACCCCGATACGGTCAAGCGTGTCGAGAGTCTCAACGGTAGCAAGGTCTTTATCAAGGCCTTGGCCGATATTGCCAAGGAGCACCTCCACAGTGGCCTTGCTTGCTCTACCCAGATGGGCCTACGCTGCCCCGGCTGCAAGAGCGAGAGGTGTTTGGAGTCGAAGAAGTTTTTCGCCAGCCAGCAGGCGAGGTTCTCTAGCGCATGA